The Oncorhynchus tshawytscha isolate Ot180627B linkage group LG18, Otsh_v2.0, whole genome shotgun sequence genome has a window encoding:
- the abcd4 gene encoding ATP-binding cassette sub-family D member 4 isoform X5 — protein sequence MSVSWRKSLTESLHRAYFQGNVYYTLNVLREDIDNPDQRISQDTERLCKQMSTMVSRLIISPFTLVYYTYQCFYSTGWIGPVSIFGYFIVGTITNKILMGPIVSTLFEQEKLEGDFRFKHMQIRSNAESAAFYRAGKVEHMRTDRRLQTLLRCQKSLMNKELWLYIGVNTFDYLGGILSYIIISIPIFSGVYNNLSPGELSALISKNAFVCIYLISCFSQLIDLSTTLSDVAGYTHRIGELREVMDDILRTRCDYDPASGDSYDFDSDKVHSGPVDTAFILDCVSYKSPFSEQLLVEELSIKISQGSNLLVVGNTGTGKTSLLRVLNRLWEADSGYVQMTTCFGPRGILFLPQKPYLTDGTLREQVIYPLKEIYPVSGSVDDERIIQYLELAGVSSLLKRTGGLDEPVDWNWYDVLSPGEMQRLCFARLFYLQPKYAVLDEATSALTEDAEGQMYRGCKQLGMTLVSLGHRRSLEKYHDVSLKLCGEGRWELTKLKQE from the exons ATGTCTGTGAGTTGGAGGAAGTCTTTAACAGAGAGTCTCCACAGAGCTTACTTCCAGGGGAATGTTTACTACACACTCAACGTGCTCAGAGAGGACATTGATAACCC aGACCAGCGAATCAGTCAGGACACAGAGAGGTTATGTAAACAGATGAGCACCATGGTCAGCAGATTGATCATCTCTCCATTCACCTTGGTCTACTACACCTACCAATGTTTCTACAG CACTGGCTGGATCGGTCCTGTTAGTATCTTTGGCTACTTCATAGTGGGGACTATCACCAATAAAATCCTCATGGGGCCAATTGTGTCAACTCTGTTTGAACAGGAGAAACTGGAGGGAGACTTCAG GTTCAAGCACATGCAAATCCGGTCCAACGCAGAGTCTGCCGCTTTCTACAG AGCTGGCAAAGTGGAACAcatgaggacagacaggagactgcaGACGCTGCTGCGCTGCCAGAAGAGTCTGATGAACAAAGAACTCTGGCTgtaca ttggAGTGAACACCTTTGACTACCTGGGTGGTATCCTCAGCTACATCattatctccatccccatctttTCGGGTGTTTATAACAACCTCAGTCCAGGGGAGCTCAGTGCCCTCATCAGTAAG aatgcCTTTGTATGTATCTACTTGATAAGCTGCTTCAGTCAGCTAATAGACCTGTCCACCACTCTGTCAGATGTGGCTGGATACACCCACAG GATAGGAGAGCTGAGGGAAGTAATGGATGATATCTTGAGGACACGTTGTGACTACGACCCTGCATCAGGAGATTCCTACGACTTTGACAG tGACAAGGTCCACAGTGGTCCAGTAGATACAGCCTTCATCCTGGACTGTGTGTCCTACAAGAGTCCCTTCTCTGAGCAGCTGCTGGTTGAAGAGCTGAGTATCAAGATCAGCCAGGGCTCCAATCTGCTGGTGGTGGGAAacacag GCACTGGGAAGACCTCCCTACTGAGGGTCCTGAACCGCCTGTGGGAGGCCGACAGCGGCTATGTCCAGATGACGACGTGTTTCGGTCCCAGGGGAATCCTCTTTCTGCCTCAGAAACCCTACCTGACAGACGGAACACTCAGAGAACAG GTGATCTACCCTCTGAAGGAGATCTACCCTGTATCAG GGTCAGTGGACGATGAGAGAATCATACAGTACCTGGAACTAGCTGGAGTG TCTAGTCTCctgaagaggacaggaggactgGATGAGCCTGTAGACTGGAACTG gtatGATGTTCTGTCTCCAGGGGAGATGCAGAGGCTTTGCTTTGCCCGACTCTTCTACCTGCAGCCTAAATACGCAG tgttgGACGAGGCGACCAGTGCCCTGACAGAGGACGCAGAGGGGCAGATGTACCGAGGCTGTAAGCAGCTGGGAATGACCCTGGTCAGCCTGGGACACCGCAGAAGCCTGGAGAAG TACCATGACGTCTCATTGAAACTTTGTGGAGAGGGACGCTGGGAGCTGACCAAGCTTAAACAGGAGTGA
- the abcd4 gene encoding ATP-binding cassette sub-family D member 4 isoform X3 — MPPLARASGKGMKRRPKLDWRFVQRFCSIQRVLFPSWSSQNVLMLGTLVGVTLTEQMIIYQVGVIPSQFYEALSDKDYGAFKNLAGLAFLLILLNSTLKSVDQYICSLMSVSWRKSLTESLHRAYFQGNVYYTLNVLREDIDNPDQRISQDTERLCKQMSTMVSRLIISPFTLVYYTYQCFYSTGWIGPVSIFGYFIVGTITNKILMGPIVSTLFEQEKLEGDFRFKHMQIRSNAESAAFYRAGKVEHMRTDRRLQTLLRCQKSLMNKELWLYIGVNTFDYLGGILSYIIISIPIFSGVYNNLSPGELSALISKNAFVCIYLISCFSQLIDLSTTLSDVAGYTHRIGELREVMDDILRTRCDYDPASGDSYDFDSDKVHSGPVDTAFILDCVSYKSPFSEQLLVEELSIKISQGSNLLVVGNTGTGKTSLLRVLNRLWEADSGYVQMTTCFGPRGILFLPQKPYLTDGTLREQVIYPLKEIYPVSGSVDDERIIQYLELAGVSSLLKRTGGLDEPVDWNWYDVLSPGEMQRLCFARLFYLQPKYAVLDEATSALTEDAEGQMYRGCKQLGMTLVSLGHRRSLEKYHDVSLKLCGEGRWELTKLKQE, encoded by the exons ATGCCACCACTTGCAAGGGCGAGTGGCAAAGGGATGAAAAG aAGGCCCAAACTAGACTGGAGGTTTGTCCAGAGGTTCTGCAGCATCCAGAGGGTTCTCTTCCCATCATGGTCCAGTCAGAACGTACTGATGTTGGGGACGTTGGTGGGAGTCACACTCACAG AACAGATGATCATTTACCAAGTGGGAGTCATCCCCAGTCAGTTCTATGAGGCCCTGTCTGACAAGGACTATGGTGCGTTCAAGAACCTCGCAGGGTTGGCCTTCCTGCTTATACTGCTCAACTCCACA ttGAAGAGTGTGGACCAGTATATCTGCAGTCTGATGTCTGTGAGTTGGAGGAAGTCTTTAACAGAGAGTCTCCACAGAGCTTACTTCCAGGGGAATGTTTACTACACACTCAACGTGCTCAGAGAGGACATTGATAACCC aGACCAGCGAATCAGTCAGGACACAGAGAGGTTATGTAAACAGATGAGCACCATGGTCAGCAGATTGATCATCTCTCCATTCACCTTGGTCTACTACACCTACCAATGTTTCTACAG CACTGGCTGGATCGGTCCTGTTAGTATCTTTGGCTACTTCATAGTGGGGACTATCACCAATAAAATCCTCATGGGGCCAATTGTGTCAACTCTGTTTGAACAGGAGAAACTGGAGGGAGACTTCAG GTTCAAGCACATGCAAATCCGGTCCAACGCAGAGTCTGCCGCTTTCTACAG AGCTGGCAAAGTGGAACAcatgaggacagacaggagactgcaGACGCTGCTGCGCTGCCAGAAGAGTCTGATGAACAAAGAACTCTGGCTgtaca ttggAGTGAACACCTTTGACTACCTGGGTGGTATCCTCAGCTACATCattatctccatccccatctttTCGGGTGTTTATAACAACCTCAGTCCAGGGGAGCTCAGTGCCCTCATCAGTAAG aatgcCTTTGTATGTATCTACTTGATAAGCTGCTTCAGTCAGCTAATAGACCTGTCCACCACTCTGTCAGATGTGGCTGGATACACCCACAG GATAGGAGAGCTGAGGGAAGTAATGGATGATATCTTGAGGACACGTTGTGACTACGACCCTGCATCAGGAGATTCCTACGACTTTGACAG tGACAAGGTCCACAGTGGTCCAGTAGATACAGCCTTCATCCTGGACTGTGTGTCCTACAAGAGTCCCTTCTCTGAGCAGCTGCTGGTTGAAGAGCTGAGTATCAAGATCAGCCAGGGCTCCAATCTGCTGGTGGTGGGAAacacag GCACTGGGAAGACCTCCCTACTGAGGGTCCTGAACCGCCTGTGGGAGGCCGACAGCGGCTATGTCCAGATGACGACGTGTTTCGGTCCCAGGGGAATCCTCTTTCTGCCTCAGAAACCCTACCTGACAGACGGAACACTCAGAGAACAG GTGATCTACCCTCTGAAGGAGATCTACCCTGTATCAG GGTCAGTGGACGATGAGAGAATCATACAGTACCTGGAACTAGCTGGAGTG TCTAGTCTCctgaagaggacaggaggactgGATGAGCCTGTAGACTGGAACTG gtatGATGTTCTGTCTCCAGGGGAGATGCAGAGGCTTTGCTTTGCCCGACTCTTCTACCTGCAGCCTAAATACGCAG tgttgGACGAGGCGACCAGTGCCCTGACAGAGGACGCAGAGGGGCAGATGTACCGAGGCTGTAAGCAGCTGGGAATGACCCTGGTCAGCCTGGGACACCGCAGAAGCCTGGAGAAG TACCATGACGTCTCATTGAAACTTTGTGGAGAGGGACGCTGGGAGCTGACCAAGCTTAAACAGGAGTGA
- the abcd4 gene encoding ATP-binding cassette sub-family D member 4 isoform X1 codes for MLELTNRISLSRYLAPPTMIRFLPSETRGCGLSWMPPLARASGKGMKRRPKLDWRFVQRFCSIQRVLFPSWSSQNVLMLGTLVGVTLTEQMIIYQVGVIPSQFYEALSDKDYGAFKNLAGLAFLLILLNSTLKSVDQYICSLMSVSWRKSLTESLHRAYFQGNVYYTLNVLREDIDNPDQRISQDTERLCKQMSTMVSRLIISPFTLVYYTYQCFYSTGWIGPVSIFGYFIVGTITNKILMGPIVSTLFEQEKLEGDFRFKHMQIRSNAESAAFYRAGKVEHMRTDRRLQTLLRCQKSLMNKELWLYIGVNTFDYLGGILSYIIISIPIFSGVYNNLSPGELSALISKNAFVCIYLISCFSQLIDLSTTLSDVAGYTHRIGELREVMDDILRTRCDYDPASGDSYDFDSDKVHSGPVDTAFILDCVSYKSPFSEQLLVEELSIKISQGSNLLVVGNTGTGKTSLLRVLNRLWEADSGYVQMTTCFGPRGILFLPQKPYLTDGTLREQVIYPLKEIYPVSGSVDDERIIQYLELAGVSSLLKRTGGLDEPVDWNWYDVLSPGEMQRLCFARLFYLQPKYAVLDEATSALTEDAEGQMYRGCKQLGMTLVSLGHRRSLEKYHDVSLKLCGEGRWELTKLKQE; via the exons ATGCTCGAACtcaccaataggatctcgctatcCCGGTACTTGGCCCCGCCCACTATGATTCGATTTCTACCATCGGAAACGAGAGGCTGTGGCTTATCTTGG ATGCCACCACTTGCAAGGGCGAGTGGCAAAGGGATGAAAAG aAGGCCCAAACTAGACTGGAGGTTTGTCCAGAGGTTCTGCAGCATCCAGAGGGTTCTCTTCCCATCATGGTCCAGTCAGAACGTACTGATGTTGGGGACGTTGGTGGGAGTCACACTCACAG AACAGATGATCATTTACCAAGTGGGAGTCATCCCCAGTCAGTTCTATGAGGCCCTGTCTGACAAGGACTATGGTGCGTTCAAGAACCTCGCAGGGTTGGCCTTCCTGCTTATACTGCTCAACTCCACA ttGAAGAGTGTGGACCAGTATATCTGCAGTCTGATGTCTGTGAGTTGGAGGAAGTCTTTAACAGAGAGTCTCCACAGAGCTTACTTCCAGGGGAATGTTTACTACACACTCAACGTGCTCAGAGAGGACATTGATAACCC aGACCAGCGAATCAGTCAGGACACAGAGAGGTTATGTAAACAGATGAGCACCATGGTCAGCAGATTGATCATCTCTCCATTCACCTTGGTCTACTACACCTACCAATGTTTCTACAG CACTGGCTGGATCGGTCCTGTTAGTATCTTTGGCTACTTCATAGTGGGGACTATCACCAATAAAATCCTCATGGGGCCAATTGTGTCAACTCTGTTTGAACAGGAGAAACTGGAGGGAGACTTCAG GTTCAAGCACATGCAAATCCGGTCCAACGCAGAGTCTGCCGCTTTCTACAG AGCTGGCAAAGTGGAACAcatgaggacagacaggagactgcaGACGCTGCTGCGCTGCCAGAAGAGTCTGATGAACAAAGAACTCTGGCTgtaca ttggAGTGAACACCTTTGACTACCTGGGTGGTATCCTCAGCTACATCattatctccatccccatctttTCGGGTGTTTATAACAACCTCAGTCCAGGGGAGCTCAGTGCCCTCATCAGTAAG aatgcCTTTGTATGTATCTACTTGATAAGCTGCTTCAGTCAGCTAATAGACCTGTCCACCACTCTGTCAGATGTGGCTGGATACACCCACAG GATAGGAGAGCTGAGGGAAGTAATGGATGATATCTTGAGGACACGTTGTGACTACGACCCTGCATCAGGAGATTCCTACGACTTTGACAG tGACAAGGTCCACAGTGGTCCAGTAGATACAGCCTTCATCCTGGACTGTGTGTCCTACAAGAGTCCCTTCTCTGAGCAGCTGCTGGTTGAAGAGCTGAGTATCAAGATCAGCCAGGGCTCCAATCTGCTGGTGGTGGGAAacacag GCACTGGGAAGACCTCCCTACTGAGGGTCCTGAACCGCCTGTGGGAGGCCGACAGCGGCTATGTCCAGATGACGACGTGTTTCGGTCCCAGGGGAATCCTCTTTCTGCCTCAGAAACCCTACCTGACAGACGGAACACTCAGAGAACAG GTGATCTACCCTCTGAAGGAGATCTACCCTGTATCAG GGTCAGTGGACGATGAGAGAATCATACAGTACCTGGAACTAGCTGGAGTG TCTAGTCTCctgaagaggacaggaggactgGATGAGCCTGTAGACTGGAACTG gtatGATGTTCTGTCTCCAGGGGAGATGCAGAGGCTTTGCTTTGCCCGACTCTTCTACCTGCAGCCTAAATACGCAG tgttgGACGAGGCGACCAGTGCCCTGACAGAGGACGCAGAGGGGCAGATGTACCGAGGCTGTAAGCAGCTGGGAATGACCCTGGTCAGCCTGGGACACCGCAGAAGCCTGGAGAAG TACCATGACGTCTCATTGAAACTTTGTGGAGAGGGACGCTGGGAGCTGACCAAGCTTAAACAGGAGTGA
- the abcd4 gene encoding ATP-binding cassette sub-family D member 4 isoform X2 has translation MLELTNRISLSRYLAPPTMIRFLPSETRGCGLSWMPPLARASGKGMKRPKLDWRFVQRFCSIQRVLFPSWSSQNVLMLGTLVGVTLTEQMIIYQVGVIPSQFYEALSDKDYGAFKNLAGLAFLLILLNSTLKSVDQYICSLMSVSWRKSLTESLHRAYFQGNVYYTLNVLREDIDNPDQRISQDTERLCKQMSTMVSRLIISPFTLVYYTYQCFYSTGWIGPVSIFGYFIVGTITNKILMGPIVSTLFEQEKLEGDFRFKHMQIRSNAESAAFYRAGKVEHMRTDRRLQTLLRCQKSLMNKELWLYIGVNTFDYLGGILSYIIISIPIFSGVYNNLSPGELSALISKNAFVCIYLISCFSQLIDLSTTLSDVAGYTHRIGELREVMDDILRTRCDYDPASGDSYDFDSDKVHSGPVDTAFILDCVSYKSPFSEQLLVEELSIKISQGSNLLVVGNTGTGKTSLLRVLNRLWEADSGYVQMTTCFGPRGILFLPQKPYLTDGTLREQVIYPLKEIYPVSGSVDDERIIQYLELAGVSSLLKRTGGLDEPVDWNWYDVLSPGEMQRLCFARLFYLQPKYAVLDEATSALTEDAEGQMYRGCKQLGMTLVSLGHRRSLEKYHDVSLKLCGEGRWELTKLKQE, from the exons ATGCTCGAACtcaccaataggatctcgctatcCCGGTACTTGGCCCCGCCCACTATGATTCGATTTCTACCATCGGAAACGAGAGGCTGTGGCTTATCTTGG ATGCCACCACTTGCAAGGGCGAGTGGCAAAGGGATGAAAAG GCCCAAACTAGACTGGAGGTTTGTCCAGAGGTTCTGCAGCATCCAGAGGGTTCTCTTCCCATCATGGTCCAGTCAGAACGTACTGATGTTGGGGACGTTGGTGGGAGTCACACTCACAG AACAGATGATCATTTACCAAGTGGGAGTCATCCCCAGTCAGTTCTATGAGGCCCTGTCTGACAAGGACTATGGTGCGTTCAAGAACCTCGCAGGGTTGGCCTTCCTGCTTATACTGCTCAACTCCACA ttGAAGAGTGTGGACCAGTATATCTGCAGTCTGATGTCTGTGAGTTGGAGGAAGTCTTTAACAGAGAGTCTCCACAGAGCTTACTTCCAGGGGAATGTTTACTACACACTCAACGTGCTCAGAGAGGACATTGATAACCC aGACCAGCGAATCAGTCAGGACACAGAGAGGTTATGTAAACAGATGAGCACCATGGTCAGCAGATTGATCATCTCTCCATTCACCTTGGTCTACTACACCTACCAATGTTTCTACAG CACTGGCTGGATCGGTCCTGTTAGTATCTTTGGCTACTTCATAGTGGGGACTATCACCAATAAAATCCTCATGGGGCCAATTGTGTCAACTCTGTTTGAACAGGAGAAACTGGAGGGAGACTTCAG GTTCAAGCACATGCAAATCCGGTCCAACGCAGAGTCTGCCGCTTTCTACAG AGCTGGCAAAGTGGAACAcatgaggacagacaggagactgcaGACGCTGCTGCGCTGCCAGAAGAGTCTGATGAACAAAGAACTCTGGCTgtaca ttggAGTGAACACCTTTGACTACCTGGGTGGTATCCTCAGCTACATCattatctccatccccatctttTCGGGTGTTTATAACAACCTCAGTCCAGGGGAGCTCAGTGCCCTCATCAGTAAG aatgcCTTTGTATGTATCTACTTGATAAGCTGCTTCAGTCAGCTAATAGACCTGTCCACCACTCTGTCAGATGTGGCTGGATACACCCACAG GATAGGAGAGCTGAGGGAAGTAATGGATGATATCTTGAGGACACGTTGTGACTACGACCCTGCATCAGGAGATTCCTACGACTTTGACAG tGACAAGGTCCACAGTGGTCCAGTAGATACAGCCTTCATCCTGGACTGTGTGTCCTACAAGAGTCCCTTCTCTGAGCAGCTGCTGGTTGAAGAGCTGAGTATCAAGATCAGCCAGGGCTCCAATCTGCTGGTGGTGGGAAacacag GCACTGGGAAGACCTCCCTACTGAGGGTCCTGAACCGCCTGTGGGAGGCCGACAGCGGCTATGTCCAGATGACGACGTGTTTCGGTCCCAGGGGAATCCTCTTTCTGCCTCAGAAACCCTACCTGACAGACGGAACACTCAGAGAACAG GTGATCTACCCTCTGAAGGAGATCTACCCTGTATCAG GGTCAGTGGACGATGAGAGAATCATACAGTACCTGGAACTAGCTGGAGTG TCTAGTCTCctgaagaggacaggaggactgGATGAGCCTGTAGACTGGAACTG gtatGATGTTCTGTCTCCAGGGGAGATGCAGAGGCTTTGCTTTGCCCGACTCTTCTACCTGCAGCCTAAATACGCAG tgttgGACGAGGCGACCAGTGCCCTGACAGAGGACGCAGAGGGGCAGATGTACCGAGGCTGTAAGCAGCTGGGAATGACCCTGGTCAGCCTGGGACACCGCAGAAGCCTGGAGAAG TACCATGACGTCTCATTGAAACTTTGTGGAGAGGGACGCTGGGAGCTGACCAAGCTTAAACAGGAGTGA
- the abcd4 gene encoding ATP-binding cassette sub-family D member 4 isoform X4: MIIYQVGVIPSQFYEALSDKDYGAFKNLAGLAFLLILLNSTLKSVDQYICSLMSVSWRKSLTESLHRAYFQGNVYYTLNVLREDIDNPDQRISQDTERLCKQMSTMVSRLIISPFTLVYYTYQCFYSTGWIGPVSIFGYFIVGTITNKILMGPIVSTLFEQEKLEGDFRFKHMQIRSNAESAAFYRAGKVEHMRTDRRLQTLLRCQKSLMNKELWLYIGVNTFDYLGGILSYIIISIPIFSGVYNNLSPGELSALISKNAFVCIYLISCFSQLIDLSTTLSDVAGYTHRIGELREVMDDILRTRCDYDPASGDSYDFDSDKVHSGPVDTAFILDCVSYKSPFSEQLLVEELSIKISQGSNLLVVGNTGTGKTSLLRVLNRLWEADSGYVQMTTCFGPRGILFLPQKPYLTDGTLREQVIYPLKEIYPVSGSVDDERIIQYLELAGVSSLLKRTGGLDEPVDWNWYDVLSPGEMQRLCFARLFYLQPKYAVLDEATSALTEDAEGQMYRGCKQLGMTLVSLGHRRSLEKYHDVSLKLCGEGRWELTKLKQE, translated from the exons ATGATCATTTACCAAGTGGGAGTCATCCCCAGTCAGTTCTATGAGGCCCTGTCTGACAAGGACTATGGTGCGTTCAAGAACCTCGCAGGGTTGGCCTTCCTGCTTATACTGCTCAACTCCACA ttGAAGAGTGTGGACCAGTATATCTGCAGTCTGATGTCTGTGAGTTGGAGGAAGTCTTTAACAGAGAGTCTCCACAGAGCTTACTTCCAGGGGAATGTTTACTACACACTCAACGTGCTCAGAGAGGACATTGATAACCC aGACCAGCGAATCAGTCAGGACACAGAGAGGTTATGTAAACAGATGAGCACCATGGTCAGCAGATTGATCATCTCTCCATTCACCTTGGTCTACTACACCTACCAATGTTTCTACAG CACTGGCTGGATCGGTCCTGTTAGTATCTTTGGCTACTTCATAGTGGGGACTATCACCAATAAAATCCTCATGGGGCCAATTGTGTCAACTCTGTTTGAACAGGAGAAACTGGAGGGAGACTTCAG GTTCAAGCACATGCAAATCCGGTCCAACGCAGAGTCTGCCGCTTTCTACAG AGCTGGCAAAGTGGAACAcatgaggacagacaggagactgcaGACGCTGCTGCGCTGCCAGAAGAGTCTGATGAACAAAGAACTCTGGCTgtaca ttggAGTGAACACCTTTGACTACCTGGGTGGTATCCTCAGCTACATCattatctccatccccatctttTCGGGTGTTTATAACAACCTCAGTCCAGGGGAGCTCAGTGCCCTCATCAGTAAG aatgcCTTTGTATGTATCTACTTGATAAGCTGCTTCAGTCAGCTAATAGACCTGTCCACCACTCTGTCAGATGTGGCTGGATACACCCACAG GATAGGAGAGCTGAGGGAAGTAATGGATGATATCTTGAGGACACGTTGTGACTACGACCCTGCATCAGGAGATTCCTACGACTTTGACAG tGACAAGGTCCACAGTGGTCCAGTAGATACAGCCTTCATCCTGGACTGTGTGTCCTACAAGAGTCCCTTCTCTGAGCAGCTGCTGGTTGAAGAGCTGAGTATCAAGATCAGCCAGGGCTCCAATCTGCTGGTGGTGGGAAacacag GCACTGGGAAGACCTCCCTACTGAGGGTCCTGAACCGCCTGTGGGAGGCCGACAGCGGCTATGTCCAGATGACGACGTGTTTCGGTCCCAGGGGAATCCTCTTTCTGCCTCAGAAACCCTACCTGACAGACGGAACACTCAGAGAACAG GTGATCTACCCTCTGAAGGAGATCTACCCTGTATCAG GGTCAGTGGACGATGAGAGAATCATACAGTACCTGGAACTAGCTGGAGTG TCTAGTCTCctgaagaggacaggaggactgGATGAGCCTGTAGACTGGAACTG gtatGATGTTCTGTCTCCAGGGGAGATGCAGAGGCTTTGCTTTGCCCGACTCTTCTACCTGCAGCCTAAATACGCAG tgttgGACGAGGCGACCAGTGCCCTGACAGAGGACGCAGAGGGGCAGATGTACCGAGGCTGTAAGCAGCTGGGAATGACCCTGGTCAGCCTGGGACACCGCAGAAGCCTGGAGAAG TACCATGACGTCTCATTGAAACTTTGTGGAGAGGGACGCTGGGAGCTGACCAAGCTTAAACAGGAGTGA
- the abcd4 gene encoding ATP-binding cassette sub-family D member 4 isoform X6, with protein sequence MGPIVSTLFEQEKLEGDFRFKHMQIRSNAESAAFYRAGKVEHMRTDRRLQTLLRCQKSLMNKELWLYIGVNTFDYLGGILSYIIISIPIFSGVYNNLSPGELSALISKNAFVCIYLISCFSQLIDLSTTLSDVAGYTHRIGELREVMDDILRTRCDYDPASGDSYDFDSDKVHSGPVDTAFILDCVSYKSPFSEQLLVEELSIKISQGSNLLVVGNTGTGKTSLLRVLNRLWEADSGYVQMTTCFGPRGILFLPQKPYLTDGTLREQVIYPLKEIYPVSGSVDDERIIQYLELAGVSSLLKRTGGLDEPVDWNWYDVLSPGEMQRLCFARLFYLQPKYAVLDEATSALTEDAEGQMYRGCKQLGMTLVSLGHRRSLEKYHDVSLKLCGEGRWELTKLKQE encoded by the exons ATGGGGCCAATTGTGTCAACTCTGTTTGAACAGGAGAAACTGGAGGGAGACTTCAG GTTCAAGCACATGCAAATCCGGTCCAACGCAGAGTCTGCCGCTTTCTACAG AGCTGGCAAAGTGGAACAcatgaggacagacaggagactgcaGACGCTGCTGCGCTGCCAGAAGAGTCTGATGAACAAAGAACTCTGGCTgtaca ttggAGTGAACACCTTTGACTACCTGGGTGGTATCCTCAGCTACATCattatctccatccccatctttTCGGGTGTTTATAACAACCTCAGTCCAGGGGAGCTCAGTGCCCTCATCAGTAAG aatgcCTTTGTATGTATCTACTTGATAAGCTGCTTCAGTCAGCTAATAGACCTGTCCACCACTCTGTCAGATGTGGCTGGATACACCCACAG GATAGGAGAGCTGAGGGAAGTAATGGATGATATCTTGAGGACACGTTGTGACTACGACCCTGCATCAGGAGATTCCTACGACTTTGACAG tGACAAGGTCCACAGTGGTCCAGTAGATACAGCCTTCATCCTGGACTGTGTGTCCTACAAGAGTCCCTTCTCTGAGCAGCTGCTGGTTGAAGAGCTGAGTATCAAGATCAGCCAGGGCTCCAATCTGCTGGTGGTGGGAAacacag GCACTGGGAAGACCTCCCTACTGAGGGTCCTGAACCGCCTGTGGGAGGCCGACAGCGGCTATGTCCAGATGACGACGTGTTTCGGTCCCAGGGGAATCCTCTTTCTGCCTCAGAAACCCTACCTGACAGACGGAACACTCAGAGAACAG GTGATCTACCCTCTGAAGGAGATCTACCCTGTATCAG GGTCAGTGGACGATGAGAGAATCATACAGTACCTGGAACTAGCTGGAGTG TCTAGTCTCctgaagaggacaggaggactgGATGAGCCTGTAGACTGGAACTG gtatGATGTTCTGTCTCCAGGGGAGATGCAGAGGCTTTGCTTTGCCCGACTCTTCTACCTGCAGCCTAAATACGCAG tgttgGACGAGGCGACCAGTGCCCTGACAGAGGACGCAGAGGGGCAGATGTACCGAGGCTGTAAGCAGCTGGGAATGACCCTGGTCAGCCTGGGACACCGCAGAAGCCTGGAGAAG TACCATGACGTCTCATTGAAACTTTGTGGAGAGGGACGCTGGGAGCTGACCAAGCTTAAACAGGAGTGA